In a single window of the Luteimonas viscosa genome:
- a CDS encoding potassium channel family protein, with amino-acid sequence MASPPTIVPRRDGGSVAVIGLGRFGSAVATSLLHLGHEVLGVDENPDIVQRWADRLTHVVQADSTSTEALRQLGLDDSAHAVVGIGTDIEASVLTVLALEELGVPDIWAKATSIKHGRILERTGAHHVVYPEAAMGERVAHMVTGKMIDFIEFDDGFAIAKTQAPREAAGKTLSESALRTRYGITIVGLKRGRNDFAYARADTLVEDGDVLIVSGPTTLVEKFAAIS; translated from the coding sequence TTGGCTAGTCCCCCGACCATCGTTCCACGGCGCGACGGCGGCAGCGTCGCGGTCATCGGCCTAGGGCGCTTCGGCAGCGCGGTCGCCACCTCGCTCCTGCACCTGGGGCACGAAGTCCTGGGCGTGGACGAGAACCCCGATATCGTGCAGCGCTGGGCCGACCGCCTGACCCACGTGGTGCAGGCCGACAGCACCAGCACCGAAGCGTTGCGCCAGCTCGGCCTGGACGATTCCGCGCACGCGGTGGTCGGCATCGGCACCGACATCGAGGCCAGCGTGCTGACCGTGCTCGCGCTCGAGGAGCTGGGCGTGCCCGACATCTGGGCCAAGGCCACCAGCATCAAGCACGGCCGGATCCTCGAGCGCACCGGCGCGCACCACGTCGTCTACCCGGAAGCGGCGATGGGCGAGCGCGTGGCGCACATGGTGACCGGCAAGATGATCGACTTCATCGAGTTCGACGACGGCTTCGCCATCGCCAAGACCCAGGCGCCGCGCGAGGCCGCGGGCAAGACCCTGAGCGAGTCCGCGCTGCGCACGCGCTACGGCATCACCATCGTCGGCCTCAAGCGCGGCCGCAACGACTTCGCCTATGCCCGCGCCGACACCCTGGTCGAGGATGGCGACGTGCTGATCGTCTCCGGCCCGACCACGCTGGTGGAGAAGTTCGCCGCGATCTCCTGA